In Opitutaceae bacterium TAV5, one genomic interval encodes:
- a CDS encoding uracil permease has translation MKPRAAASSSPAPSATDYTFRFGDALVGAQMLFVAFGALVLVPILTGLNPNVALFTAGLGTLIYQLITKGKVPVFVASSFAFIAPIQYGLGKDGWGLPATLCGLVGAGFIYFVVSMLIRWRGIGFIRKIIPAVVVGPVVMVIGLLLAPVAADMAMGRTSGGAIPQWQALVIAGISLLAMVLVSLLGRGMLRLLPILCGIAAGYVASLAMGFVNFEKVIAAPWIAMPAFVTPTWNLSAILFIAPVALAPIIEHYGAIQAIGQITGRDYVKNPGIDRCLFGDGVATSVAGMLGGPPCTTYSEVIGAVALTRAFNPAIMTWAAITAILLAFVGKVGAVLATIPGPVMGGIMTLLFGAIAVVGMQTLARSREDLLEPRNMTIVALVLVCGIGGMVIGDKQSFALEGIGLAGILGIVLNLVLPKARPESAVTEAGEKTRE, from the coding sequence GCTTCCTCCTCTCCTGCTCCCTCCGCGACCGACTACACGTTTCGCTTCGGCGATGCGCTCGTCGGGGCGCAAATGCTCTTCGTCGCCTTCGGCGCGCTCGTGCTCGTGCCGATTCTTACCGGCCTCAATCCCAACGTCGCCCTGTTCACCGCCGGCCTCGGCACTCTCATTTACCAGCTCATCACGAAAGGCAAGGTGCCGGTGTTCGTCGCGTCGAGTTTCGCGTTCATCGCGCCGATCCAGTACGGTCTGGGCAAGGACGGATGGGGACTGCCGGCCACGCTGTGCGGGCTGGTGGGCGCCGGGTTCATTTATTTTGTCGTGAGCATGCTGATACGCTGGCGCGGCATCGGGTTCATCCGGAAAATCATCCCGGCCGTGGTTGTCGGGCCTGTGGTGATGGTGATCGGGCTGCTGCTGGCGCCGGTGGCGGCGGACATGGCGATGGGCAGGACGAGCGGCGGGGCGATCCCGCAATGGCAGGCGCTGGTCATCGCCGGCATTTCCCTGCTGGCCATGGTGCTGGTGTCGCTGCTCGGGCGCGGGATGCTGCGGTTGCTGCCGATCCTGTGCGGCATCGCGGCCGGCTATGTCGCTTCGCTGGCGATGGGGTTTGTCAATTTCGAGAAAGTCATCGCCGCACCCTGGATTGCGATGCCGGCGTTTGTGACGCCGACGTGGAATCTCTCGGCGATCCTCTTCATCGCGCCCGTCGCGCTGGCGCCGATCATCGAGCATTATGGGGCGATCCAGGCGATCGGCCAGATCACCGGACGCGACTACGTCAAAAACCCCGGCATCGACCGCTGCCTGTTCGGCGACGGCGTGGCGACTTCGGTGGCGGGCATGCTCGGTGGTCCCCCGTGCACGACTTACAGCGAGGTGATCGGCGCGGTGGCGCTGACGCGGGCGTTCAACCCGGCGATCATGACCTGGGCGGCGATCACCGCGATCCTGCTGGCATTTGTCGGCAAGGTCGGCGCGGTGCTGGCCACGATTCCGGGTCCGGTGATGGGCGGCATCATGACGCTGCTGTTCGGAGCCATCGCGGTCGTGGGCATGCAAACGCTGGCGCGTTCGCGCGAGGACCTGCTGGAGCCGCGCAACATGACGATCGTGGCGCTGGTCCTCGTCTGCGGCATCGGCGGCATGGTCATCGGTGACAAACAATCTTTCGCGCTGGAGGGCATCGGTCTGGCCGGCATCCTCGGCATCGTGCTCAACCTGGTGCTGCCGAAAGCACGACCGGAGAGCGCAGTGACGGAGGCAGGAGAGAAGACGCGGGAATAA
- a CDS encoding DNA polymerase III subunit beta (binds the polymerase to DNA and acts as a sliding clamp), whose product MKFKINRDHFSNGLAQVLNVVGSKATMPILSNVLIEAEKDHISLTTTNLDLGIRCRIKAEIKEPGAVTLPVKRLATIVRELPSVEVSFDGSANHQVKLASGGSTFKIMGIGKDEFPPLPEFGDDKSFTLSQEELTGMLKSVAYAQSTDETRYILNGVYFNFRDAKLALVATDGRRLALISKEMEIPEESAGSIILPAKTVGELLRMLGKGEKIKIAFNDRRASFEISTEGEDTGLVDSIYLYSKVVEGNYPNYQQVIPKETHQRIKLERELLAECVHRAALVCSDKSNQVKIKISTNLLEITAQSPDFGEAHESMAIAYSGPDLQVAFNPAFVMDPLRALTKDEVFFELKDEVSPGVFKTLENFICVIMPVRLS is encoded by the coding sequence ATGAAATTCAAGATCAACCGCGATCACTTCAGCAACGGACTCGCCCAGGTCCTCAACGTTGTCGGCTCCAAGGCCACCATGCCCATCCTCAGCAACGTGCTGATCGAGGCCGAGAAAGATCACATCTCTCTCACCACCACCAACCTCGATCTCGGCATCCGCTGCCGGATCAAGGCGGAGATCAAGGAGCCCGGCGCCGTCACCCTGCCCGTCAAACGCCTCGCCACCATCGTCCGCGAGCTCCCTTCCGTGGAGGTCTCGTTCGACGGATCCGCCAACCACCAGGTGAAACTCGCCTCGGGCGGCTCCACCTTCAAGATCATGGGCATCGGCAAGGACGAGTTCCCGCCACTGCCGGAATTCGGCGACGACAAGAGCTTTACCCTCAGCCAGGAGGAGCTTACGGGCATGCTCAAGAGCGTCGCCTATGCGCAGTCCACCGACGAGACGCGCTACATCCTCAACGGCGTGTACTTCAATTTCCGCGACGCCAAGCTCGCTCTCGTCGCCACCGACGGCCGCCGCCTCGCGCTGATCTCGAAAGAGATGGAAATCCCCGAGGAATCCGCCGGCTCCATCATCCTCCCCGCCAAAACCGTGGGCGAACTCCTCCGCATGCTCGGCAAGGGTGAGAAAATCAAGATCGCCTTCAACGACCGCCGCGCCTCTTTCGAAATCAGCACCGAGGGGGAAGACACCGGACTGGTCGATTCCATCTACCTGTACTCGAAGGTGGTGGAGGGAAATTATCCCAATTACCAACAGGTTATTCCCAAGGAGACGCACCAGCGCATCAAACTGGAGCGCGAACTCCTCGCCGAGTGCGTGCACCGCGCCGCGCTTGTCTGTTCCGACAAGTCCAACCAAGTCAAAATCAAGATCAGCACCAACCTCCTCGAGATCACGGCGCAGAGTCCCGATTTCGGCGAGGCGCACGAGTCGATGGCGATCGCCTACAGCGGCCCCGATCTGCAGGTGGCCTTCAACCCGGCGTTCGTGATGGACCCGCTCCGCGCCCTGACCAAGGACGAGGTGTTTTTCGAGCTGAAAGACGAGGTGAGCCCCGGTGTGTTCAAGACGCTGGAAAACTTCATCTGCGTGATCATGCCCGTCCGCCTGAGCTGA
- a CDS encoding addiction module antitoxin RelB: MTTTELSRSAMELTAEERLQLARELIESVAAPAALSEAVREGVRRLEDIATGKVAALDEEQFRAALL; this comes from the coding sequence ATGACCACCACCGAACTTTCCCGATCCGCCATGGAGCTGACTGCAGAGGAACGCCTTCAGCTCGCACGTGAACTGATCGAAAGCGTTGCTGCGCCTGCCGCCCTTTCGGAAGCGGTTCGCGAAGGCGTCCGCCGTCTCGAAGACATCGCAACAGGCAAGGTTGCAGCCCTTGACGAGGAACAGTTTCGCGCCGCGCTGCTGTAA
- a CDS encoding CDP-diacylglycerol--serine O-phosphatidyltransferase, with amino-acid sequence MTPPDNLPQFDEDSPYHVSHASRIYFLPNLMTAGNIFCGFGAVIRCIQANFAARISEVSPLPPEAIDYYKQAVWLIFGAMAFDALDGRLARMGGRESLFGAEFDSLADVVSFGLAPCLMMFFLIMSPSQGYPIFQDIGWLLGFVYLLCAAIRLARFNVITHPLLQRNEAYSNKDFVGLPVPAAAGTVGALVLFLLHLASQDKTLHRWAALSLPFLLLLIAILMVSTVRYPSGKQIDLQTRTPLVTFLLLGIVLATVIMFKEFGMLACCLGYIFFGLGRHFHRARKVRRLRRKTA; translated from the coding sequence ATGACTCCCCCGGACAACCTTCCCCAATTCGACGAAGATTCCCCTTACCACGTCTCGCATGCCAGCCGGATCTATTTCCTGCCCAACCTGATGACGGCGGGTAACATCTTTTGCGGTTTCGGCGCCGTCATCCGCTGCATCCAGGCCAACTTCGCCGCCCGGATCAGCGAAGTGTCCCCGCTCCCGCCGGAAGCGATCGACTACTACAAACAGGCCGTGTGGCTGATTTTCGGAGCGATGGCCTTCGATGCGCTCGATGGCCGCCTCGCACGCATGGGCGGCCGGGAATCGCTCTTCGGCGCGGAGTTCGACTCGCTGGCGGACGTCGTCTCCTTCGGTCTCGCGCCGTGCCTGATGATGTTTTTCCTCATCATGTCGCCCTCCCAGGGTTATCCGATTTTCCAGGATATCGGCTGGCTGCTCGGCTTCGTTTACCTGCTCTGCGCGGCGATCCGGCTGGCGCGGTTCAACGTGATTACCCACCCGCTCCTCCAGCGCAACGAAGCCTACAGCAACAAGGATTTCGTCGGCCTGCCCGTGCCGGCTGCCGCCGGCACCGTGGGCGCGCTCGTGCTCTTCCTGCTCCACCTCGCCTCGCAGGACAAGACCCTCCACCGCTGGGCCGCACTCAGCCTGCCGTTTCTCCTGCTCCTGATCGCCATCCTCATGGTCAGCACCGTGCGTTATCCGAGCGGCAAGCAGATCGACCTGCAAACGCGCACGCCGCTCGTCACCTTCCTGCTCCTCGGCATCGTGCTGGCTACTGTCATCATGTTCAAGGAGTTCGGCATGCTCGCCTGCTGCCTCGGCTACATTTTCTTCGGACTCGGCCGCCACTTCCACCGCGCACGCAAAGTCCGCCGCCTGCGACGCAAGACGGCATAG
- a CDS encoding cytotoxic translational repressor of toxin-antitoxin stability system, producing the protein MFQVTFSEQALGELKKLDPFVQLEAIEPLANLKTEELAHPREPLGRFVRGGKTLYRLRSGGHRLYFEIRDETFLHVSYILHKNSLEDFLLRNKLPVSEEQLVEQHSKFWKYLETLTK; encoded by the coding sequence ATGTTTCAGGTGACGTTTTCCGAACAGGCGCTGGGCGAGCTCAAGAAGCTCGATCCTTTCGTGCAGCTCGAAGCCATCGAGCCGCTGGCCAATCTCAAGACCGAGGAACTGGCCCACCCGCGTGAACCGCTGGGCCGCTTCGTGCGCGGCGGCAAGACACTTTACCGGCTGCGTTCCGGCGGACATCGCCTGTATTTCGAGATCCGCGACGAAACCTTTCTCCACGTCAGCTACATCCTCCACAAAAACTCGCTCGAGGATTTCCTTCTCCGCAACAAGCTGCCCGTCTCCGAAGAACAACTGGTGGAACAACACTCCAAATTCTGGAAATATCTCGAAACGCTGACGAAGTGA
- a CDS encoding sialate O-acetylesterase: MRTPLFCVSSLLLSCALHAEVVLAPLFRDGAVLQREKPVPVWGVADPGEKVTVTFADKSASAAAGTDGKWRVDLPALAASGEARTLTVTGQKDVLTVNDVVVGEVWLASGQSNMEWVVKNTNSGGYEAIAANWPLIRHYKAKRTVSDTPAAAVEGAWAAATPAAVGEFTAVGYYFAVDLYRALGVPVGIINSSWGGTRVEAWMDPAAADVKKGPVFAAIHERWAKALADYPAAKEKYDASYKTWTAERDAAKEAGQPFTKRPPGAPWGPGHPATPSGLYNGMIAPLVPYALRGTIWYQGESNAGRANEYRELFSAMITGWRSLFAQGDFPFYWVQLANYRASGPDNTEYAFLRGAQTETLSLPNTGQAVIIDIGNVTDIHPRNKLDVGRRLALVALARDYGKADLIDSGPVFAAATRNGASMVVTFESLKSPLISPLGVQPPGFELAGADQVFYPAEARIEGDTVVVTSARVAEPVAVRYAWRNAPAAGLFNREGLPAVPFRSDNW, translated from the coding sequence ATGAGAACACCCCTCTTCTGTGTTTCCTCACTTCTCCTGAGTTGCGCCCTGCATGCCGAAGTCGTGCTGGCGCCCCTGTTCCGCGACGGAGCCGTGCTCCAGCGCGAAAAACCGGTCCCCGTCTGGGGAGTCGCCGATCCCGGTGAGAAAGTCACCGTGACTTTTGCCGACAAATCCGCATCCGCCGCCGCCGGCACGGATGGCAAGTGGCGCGTGGACCTGCCCGCTCTCGCCGCTTCCGGCGAGGCGCGTACGCTCACGGTCACCGGCCAGAAAGATGTGCTCACCGTCAACGACGTGGTCGTCGGCGAAGTCTGGCTCGCCTCCGGCCAGTCCAACATGGAATGGGTGGTGAAAAACACCAACAGCGGCGGATACGAGGCAATTGCAGCCAACTGGCCCCTCATCCGCCACTACAAGGCAAAGCGCACGGTCTCCGATACGCCAGCGGCCGCCGTTGAAGGCGCATGGGCCGCAGCTACACCTGCGGCCGTCGGGGAATTCACGGCGGTCGGCTATTATTTTGCCGTCGATCTGTACCGTGCACTCGGCGTGCCTGTCGGTATCATCAACAGCTCCTGGGGCGGCACGCGGGTCGAAGCGTGGATGGACCCTGCCGCCGCCGATGTGAAAAAAGGCCCGGTTTTCGCTGCGATTCACGAGCGTTGGGCCAAAGCGCTGGCGGACTACCCCGCGGCGAAAGAAAAGTACGACGCCAGCTACAAGACCTGGACTGCCGAACGCGATGCCGCCAAAGAAGCCGGCCAGCCGTTTACCAAACGTCCTCCCGGCGCGCCTTGGGGTCCCGGTCATCCCGCCACCCCGAGCGGTCTCTACAACGGCATGATCGCCCCGCTCGTCCCTTACGCCCTGCGTGGCACCATCTGGTATCAGGGCGAGAGCAATGCCGGCCGCGCCAACGAATACCGCGAACTCTTCTCCGCCATGATCACCGGCTGGCGTTCGTTGTTCGCGCAGGGTGATTTTCCTTTTTATTGGGTGCAGCTCGCCAACTACCGCGCCTCGGGGCCGGACAACACCGAATACGCCTTCCTCCGCGGCGCGCAGACCGAAACCCTCTCGCTTCCGAACACCGGCCAGGCGGTCATCATTGATATCGGCAACGTCACCGATATCCATCCGCGCAACAAACTGGATGTGGGCCGCCGCCTCGCCCTCGTTGCCCTCGCCCGCGATTACGGCAAAGCCGACCTGATCGACAGCGGCCCGGTTTTCGCCGCCGCCACCCGCAATGGCGCGTCGATGGTGGTGACCTTCGAGTCCCTCAAGAGCCCGCTCATCAGTCCGCTCGGTGTGCAACCTCCCGGCTTCGAACTCGCGGGCGCAGACCAGGTCTTTTATCCGGCCGAGGCGCGGATCGAGGGCGACACGGTGGTCGTCACCTCCGCCCGGGTCGCCGAGCCCGTCGCGGTGCGTTACGCCTGGCGCAACGCGCCCGCCGCCGGCCTCTTCAACCGCGAGGGCCTCCCCGCCGTCCCCTTCCGCAGCGACAACTGGTAA
- a CDS encoding glucose-inhibited division protein A, protein MKTDPARSGSAASPFPVHEPARDLPVEAERLADVIVCGGGPAGVAAALAAARTGARTVLLEAHGCLGGIWTSGLLGWVIDGADKPGIMREIIAELDRRGARRLRVAGGRSFACDVEQMKLLLEEMVLAAGIRVQLHTRVAAALRDPQAPGRVAALLTESKSGRQAWAARCFVDATGDGDLAAQAGCGFDFGRPGSPGETQPMSLIALVTGVRMQEIEPFVGGGLNEPKKRLLAELRRASLTPSYAAPTLFPMRDDLFAFMANHEYGASGLDAAQVTLATLRARAEVHRLVAGLRSLGSPWSGLRIVATAEQIGVREGRRIRALYTVNRDDLVNGVRHEDAVCRSTFGIDVHSTTAAARERPCDPANTTRTQPYDIPLRALIAADADNLLLAGRCIGGDFEAHSSYRVTGNAVALGQGAGVAAALAARSGQSPRALAWPAVRAALEALDRPAPVS, encoded by the coding sequence ATGAAAACCGACCCTGCCAGATCCGGCTCCGCCGCGTCACCGTTTCCCGTGCATGAACCTGCGCGCGATCTCCCCGTCGAGGCGGAGCGCCTCGCCGATGTCATCGTCTGCGGCGGAGGGCCGGCGGGCGTGGCCGCGGCGCTGGCGGCCGCCCGCACCGGCGCGCGAACCGTCCTGCTCGAAGCGCACGGCTGCCTCGGCGGCATCTGGACCTCGGGTCTGCTGGGCTGGGTGATCGACGGGGCGGACAAGCCGGGCATCATGCGCGAGATCATCGCGGAGCTGGACCGGCGCGGCGCCCGCAGGCTGCGCGTCGCAGGCGGGCGCAGCTTCGCCTGCGACGTCGAGCAGATGAAGCTCCTGCTGGAAGAAATGGTCCTCGCCGCCGGCATCCGCGTGCAGTTGCACACGCGCGTCGCGGCCGCCCTTCGCGACCCGCAGGCGCCGGGACGCGTGGCGGCCCTCCTCACGGAATCGAAGAGCGGACGCCAGGCGTGGGCTGCGCGGTGTTTTGTCGATGCCACCGGCGACGGCGACCTCGCCGCGCAGGCCGGGTGCGGTTTCGATTTCGGGCGCCCCGGCTCCCCGGGCGAAACCCAGCCGATGAGCCTGATCGCGCTCGTCACGGGCGTGCGCATGCAGGAGATCGAGCCGTTCGTCGGCGGCGGCCTGAACGAGCCGAAGAAGCGCCTGCTGGCCGAGCTCCGGCGCGCCAGCCTCACTCCGTCCTATGCGGCCCCGACGCTTTTCCCGATGCGCGACGATCTTTTCGCCTTCATGGCGAATCACGAATACGGCGCGTCCGGCCTCGACGCCGCGCAGGTGACGCTGGCGACGCTCCGCGCCCGCGCCGAGGTCCACCGGCTGGTCGCCGGGCTGCGTTCTCTCGGCAGCCCGTGGAGCGGCCTGCGCATCGTGGCCACCGCGGAGCAGATCGGCGTGCGCGAGGGCCGGCGTATCCGTGCACTTTATACCGTCAACCGCGACGATCTCGTCAACGGCGTGCGCCACGAGGACGCCGTGTGCCGGTCGACCTTCGGCATCGACGTGCATTCGACCACCGCGGCCGCGCGCGAACGGCCCTGCGACCCCGCCAACACCACCCGCACGCAGCCCTACGATATCCCGCTGCGGGCGCTCATCGCGGCGGATGCGGACAACCTGCTCCTCGCCGGCCGTTGCATCGGCGGCGATTTCGAGGCGCATTCGAGTTATCGCGTGACGGGCAACGCCGTCGCGCTCGGGCAGGGCGCCGGCGTGGCCGCCGCGCTCGCCGCCCGCTCCGGCCAGTCGCCACGCGCACTCGCCTGGCCTGCGGTGCGCGCGGCGCTCGAGGCCCTCGACCGGCCCGCTCCGGTTTCCTGA
- a CDS encoding LacI family transcriptional regulator, producing MTRNPSGLPATMGDVARSAGVHPSTVSRALRNDRRIPEATRRRIRQAAEALDYRPNPLVAALVAGRRRRSRTGVSDGDQGGDGEPGCVLAFLTAWKTRGQWRGSRLYAAVFDAMQRHARRRGYALEEFWLGEPGMTPARLRRILTARGIRGIVVCPLPAGLHTLAFDFSGFAAVSLGYTLREPALDHVSYDYCAVLKEAIRRLRERGFRRIGFVTTRNTSDRVAHLSLGAFLAERCLEPRRFPAPLVAPAWRPGALAAWVRGKRPDVVITPTQAECVALRTALEKARFRMPADVSLACLDCHDNSREGGMVRDTDVEARAVVELLAGRVERGQEGVPDLPQTILVGGRWRDGASLREAVAPAR from the coding sequence ATGACCCGAAACCCTTCCGGCCTTCCCGCCACCATGGGCGATGTTGCCCGGAGCGCGGGCGTGCATCCCTCCACCGTCTCGCGCGCGCTGCGCAACGACCGGCGGATTCCCGAGGCCACGCGCCGGCGCATCCGGCAGGCGGCGGAGGCGCTCGACTACCGGCCGAATCCGCTGGTCGCGGCTCTCGTCGCCGGCCGGCGCCGGCGCAGTCGGACAGGCGTGTCCGACGGCGATCAGGGCGGCGACGGGGAGCCCGGCTGTGTGCTCGCCTTCCTCACGGCCTGGAAAACGCGGGGGCAATGGCGGGGTTCGCGTCTGTATGCCGCGGTTTTCGATGCGATGCAGCGCCATGCGCGGAGGCGCGGCTACGCGCTGGAGGAATTCTGGTTGGGAGAGCCGGGGATGACCCCGGCCCGGCTCCGCCGGATCCTGACCGCGCGCGGCATTCGCGGGATCGTCGTATGCCCGTTGCCGGCCGGGCTGCACACGCTGGCGTTCGACTTTTCGGGATTCGCGGCGGTGTCTCTGGGCTACACGTTGCGCGAACCGGCGCTGGATCACGTTTCGTACGATTATTGCGCGGTGCTCAAGGAGGCCATACGCCGCCTGCGCGAGCGGGGTTTCCGGCGTATCGGCTTTGTCACGACGCGGAATACCAGCGACCGCGTCGCGCACCTCTCGCTGGGAGCGTTTCTCGCCGAACGTTGCCTGGAGCCGCGCCGGTTTCCGGCGCCGCTGGTGGCTCCGGCATGGAGGCCCGGAGCGTTGGCGGCCTGGGTGCGGGGAAAACGGCCCGACGTGGTGATCACGCCCACGCAGGCGGAGTGCGTTGCGCTCCGCACCGCGCTGGAGAAAGCCCGGTTCCGGATGCCGGCGGATGTGTCGCTGGCATGCCTCGATTGCCACGACAACAGCAGGGAGGGCGGGATGGTGCGCGACACCGATGTCGAGGCGCGCGCCGTGGTGGAGCTGCTCGCCGGCCGGGTCGAGCGCGGACAGGAGGGGGTTCCGGACCTGCCGCAGACCATCCTTGTCGGCGGCCGCTGGCGCGACGGCGCGTCATTGAGGGAAGCGGTCGCGCCGGCCCGCTGA
- a CDS encoding LacI family transcriptional regulator, with product MHAAPRVTMQDIARAAGVHQTTISRALRHDRSIPEETRREIERVATGLGYRPHPLLSALGAARRARQAPAAANGTTLGYILRADRKSDIRAEHVRGARQAAETHGYRLETFVVGLSGLSPARLNTVLLTRNIHGLIIGPLPEAHGHFELDWPRFCTVVIEYTFTQPAFDRVVHDSYGGMRLAIAKCRERGLRRIGLMLTTTGHERTEQIIGAAYWIEQKTPPVRSGGAAHPADLAAIPPLYLDPWDEDAFARWFERQRPEAIITSTPGLHGVTRWAREHRLAMPADFSLLNINTQHDEHTGGIDQDNVSLGATAARMVIDKLNRNDRGVPAVRQTVLIPGKWVEGHTLRSPAAA from the coding sequence ATGCACGCCGCCCCCAGAGTCACCATGCAGGACATCGCCCGCGCGGCGGGCGTCCACCAGACGACGATTTCCCGAGCGCTCCGCCACGATCGCAGCATTCCGGAGGAAACGCGCAGGGAAATCGAACGCGTCGCCACCGGACTCGGCTATCGCCCCCACCCGTTGCTCTCGGCTCTCGGTGCGGCCCGCCGGGCCCGTCAGGCCCCGGCCGCCGCCAACGGCACCACGCTCGGGTACATCCTCCGGGCGGACCGGAAATCCGACATTCGCGCCGAACATGTCCGCGGCGCCCGGCAGGCCGCCGAAACACACGGATACCGGCTCGAAACCTTTGTTGTCGGGCTGTCCGGGCTGAGCCCGGCGCGGCTCAACACCGTGCTGCTCACGCGCAACATCCATGGCCTGATCATCGGCCCGCTGCCCGAAGCGCATGGGCACTTCGAACTCGACTGGCCGCGTTTCTGCACCGTCGTCATCGAATACACGTTTACGCAACCGGCCTTCGATCGCGTGGTGCACGACAGTTATGGAGGCATGCGCCTCGCCATCGCGAAATGCCGCGAACGCGGCTTGCGTCGCATCGGCCTGATGCTGACCACCACCGGACACGAACGCACCGAGCAGATCATCGGCGCCGCCTACTGGATCGAACAAAAAACCCCGCCTGTCCGCTCCGGCGGCGCCGCACATCCGGCGGATCTCGCCGCCATCCCGCCGCTCTATCTGGACCCGTGGGACGAGGATGCATTTGCCCGCTGGTTCGAGCGGCAGCGCCCCGAGGCGATCATCACTTCGACGCCCGGCCTGCACGGCGTCACCCGCTGGGCGCGCGAACACCGGCTCGCGATGCCGGCCGATTTTTCCCTTCTGAACATCAACACCCAGCACGACGAGCACACCGGAGGCATCGACCAGGACAACGTCTCCCTCGGCGCCACCGCCGCGCGCATGGTGATCGACAAGCTCAACCGCAACGACCGCGGCGTGCCTGCCGTGCGGCAGACGGTGCTCATCCCGGGCAAGTGGGTCGAAGGCCACACGCTGCGTTCCCCGGCGGCGGCATGA
- a CDS encoding N-terminal cleavage protein, with protein MHLPFTSRPRRACDRNTRLRQSSTGGFTLIELLTVIAIIGILAAIIIPTVGRVRESAKGATCINNLRQTFMAMNLYAEDHKGMIIPSYGGSIDASYTWWWYGSFYNSEATGLSPLAGYISTKDIRTLNRITTCPLNASDTLNTTSSGAQAYGYPYVVNYILMPNGVTPTNLSAVTSPSSKVLMTDSNNSAAGWGGPGFHATAGYERIGEPHGGKANVLWADGHVGKLKRDDIKNDVPGKISL; from the coding sequence ATGCACTTGCCATTTACCTCTCGCCCCCGCCGTGCTTGTGACCGCAACACCCGCCTCCGCCAGTCTTCCACGGGCGGGTTTACGCTGATCGAGCTGCTCACGGTCATCGCCATCATCGGTATTCTCGCCGCCATCATCATTCCTACGGTGGGGAGGGTGCGCGAGAGCGCGAAGGGTGCGACGTGCATCAACAACCTGCGGCAGACGTTCATGGCAATGAACCTCTATGCGGAGGACCACAAGGGCATGATCATCCCCTCATATGGCGGCTCGATCGACGCCAGCTACACGTGGTGGTGGTATGGTTCCTTTTACAACAGCGAGGCCACGGGATTATCTCCGCTGGCCGGATACATCAGCACAAAAGACATCCGGACGCTGAACCGCATCACCACGTGTCCGCTCAATGCAAGCGACACGCTGAATACCACATCGAGCGGGGCCCAGGCCTACGGTTATCCGTATGTGGTGAATTACATCCTGATGCCAAACGGGGTGACACCGACAAACCTCTCCGCCGTCACCAGCCCCTCTTCCAAGGTTCTTATGACGGACAGCAATAACAGCGCCGCCGGCTGGGGCGGGCCCGGGTTTCATGCCACGGCCGGGTACGAGCGCATCGGCGAGCCTCACGGCGGCAAGGCCAACGTGCTCTGGGCCGACGGCCACGTCGGCAAACTGAAACGGGATGACATCAAGAACGACGTTCCCGGCAAGATATCGCTCTGA